A stretch of the Prochlorococcus marinus str. MIT 0918 genome encodes the following:
- a CDS encoding pentapeptide repeat-containing protein: MAKSFSLSSCLKAFFLLVALLLSVFINVQEVWAKRPPEIRNQDDLNISQDMHAQDLSGYEFVKYDLRGINFAESDLTGSVFNNSKLNGANFHGANLKDALAYASQFVDSDLTDANFTNALLMESNFDNALIDGADFTDAVLSRIQQKQLCSMASGTNSSTGIETSYSLGC, encoded by the coding sequence ATGGCTAAAAGTTTTTCTCTTTCATCTTGTCTTAAAGCCTTTTTTCTATTAGTTGCTCTTCTCCTTTCAGTTTTTATAAATGTTCAGGAGGTTTGGGCTAAAAGGCCTCCTGAAATAAGAAATCAAGATGATCTCAATATTAGTCAAGATATGCATGCACAAGATTTAAGCGGGTATGAATTTGTAAAGTATGATTTAAGAGGTATTAATTTTGCTGAATCGGATTTAACTGGATCTGTATTTAACAATAGCAAATTAAATGGTGCAAATTTCCATGGAGCCAATTTGAAAGATGCATTGGCTTATGCAAGTCAATTTGTTGATTCTGATCTGACTGATGCAAATTTTACAAATGCATTATTAATGGAGAGTAATTTTGATAATGCTTTAATTGATGGTGCTGATTTTACTGATGCTGTCTTAAGCCGTATTCAACAAAAACAACTTTGCTCTATGGCAAGTGGTACTAATTCTTCAACTGGAATAGAAACAAGTTACAGTCTTGGTTGCTAA
- the fba gene encoding class II fructose-bisphosphate aldolase (catalyzes the reversible aldol condensation of dihydroxyacetonephosphate and glyceraldehyde 3-phosphate in the Calvin cycle, glycolysis, and/or gluconeogenesis): MALVPLRLLLDHAAENGYGIPAFNVNNLEQVQAIMEAASETDSPVILQASRGARSYAGEIFLRHLIIAATETYPNIPVVMHQDHGNEPSTCYSAAINGFTSVMMDGSLEADAKTPSSYEYNVEVTKTVVDFAHSVGVSVEGELGCLGSLETGKGEAEDGHGFEGELSKDMLLTDPAEAADFVAKTKVDALAIAIGTSHGAYKFTRKPTGEVLAISRIAEIHKALPNTHLVMHGSSSVPQEWLNMINKFGGEIPETYGVPVEEIQEGIRNGVRKVNIDTDNRLAFTAAVREAAVADPTNFDPRHFNKPARKYMKQVCLDRYQQFWCAGQASKIKQESINYYAGLYAKGTLDPKKAVTV; the protein is encoded by the coding sequence ATGGCTCTTGTCCCGCTAAGACTCCTTCTTGACCATGCAGCTGAAAACGGCTATGGCATTCCTGCTTTCAATGTAAACAATCTTGAGCAAGTTCAGGCAATTATGGAAGCAGCGTCAGAAACTGACAGTCCAGTAATTCTTCAAGCATCAAGAGGTGCACGCAGTTATGCAGGTGAAATCTTCCTTCGACATCTAATCATTGCAGCAACAGAAACTTATCCAAATATCCCTGTTGTGATGCATCAAGATCATGGTAATGAACCATCAACATGTTATTCAGCTGCAATTAACGGCTTTACATCTGTAATGATGGATGGATCTCTTGAAGCAGATGCAAAAACCCCATCAAGTTATGAATATAATGTTGAAGTAACTAAAACAGTTGTTGATTTTGCTCATTCAGTTGGAGTTAGTGTAGAAGGTGAATTGGGTTGTCTTGGATCCTTAGAGACTGGTAAAGGTGAAGCTGAAGATGGACATGGGTTTGAAGGTGAACTATCTAAAGACATGTTGTTAACAGATCCAGCAGAAGCAGCGGACTTTGTAGCCAAAACCAAGGTTGATGCTCTTGCAATAGCAATAGGTACAAGCCATGGTGCTTACAAATTCACAAGAAAGCCAACAGGAGAAGTACTAGCTATTAGTAGAATTGCAGAAATTCATAAAGCACTTCCAAATACTCATTTGGTAATGCATGGCTCAAGTTCTGTTCCTCAAGAATGGTTAAACATGATTAATAAATTTGGAGGGGAAATACCTGAAACATATGGTGTCCCTGTCGAAGAAATTCAAGAAGGTATTCGTAATGGGGTAAGAAAGGTAAACATTGACACTGATAATCGACTTGCATTTACTGCTGCTGTAAGAGAAGCTGCTGTGGCTGACCCTACTAATTTTGACCCAAGACATTTCAACAAACCTGCTCGTAAATATATGAAGCAAGTTTGTCTTGATCGCTATCAGCAGTTCTGGTGCGCAGGACAGGCCAGCAAAATCAAACAAGAAAGTATTAATTATTATGCTGGTCTTTATGCCAAAGGAACTCTAGACCCTAAGAAAGCAGTAACTGTATAA
- a CDS encoding class I fructose-bisphosphate aldolase: protein MPLNYYKEELKKTAESLAKSGKGILAVDESTKTIGKRLASINLENTETNRKAYRGMLFTTQGLGQYISGAILFEETLFQTHSDGELMVKKLEKLGIIPGIKVDKGLKPLAGGGDIETFCSGLDGLVERSSDYYAQGARFAKWRAVLQITNNGCPSKLSIKENAWGLARYARSVQESGLVPIIEPEILMDGSHGINKTAAIQEEVIKEVYMACKTNGVYLEGTLLKPSMTIEGAECPEKSNPKTIAEQTIRTMERSVPAAVPGIVFLSGGLSEEAASVYLNLMNKIKRKATWNIGFSYGRALQHSCLKAWDGKNITAGQNALLARAQANSEASKGCYLEGSQPSSDEALFVAGYKY, encoded by the coding sequence ATGCCTCTTAATTATTACAAAGAAGAATTAAAAAAAACTGCTGAATCTCTAGCCAAGTCTGGGAAAGGCATACTAGCTGTAGATGAATCTACAAAAACTATTGGCAAAAGACTTGCATCAATCAATTTAGAAAACACTGAAACAAATAGAAAGGCTTATAGAGGGATGCTTTTTACAACTCAAGGTCTTGGACAATATATAAGTGGTGCAATCTTATTTGAAGAGACTCTTTTTCAAACCCATTCTGACGGAGAGTTGATGGTAAAAAAGCTGGAAAAGCTTGGAATTATTCCTGGTATTAAAGTTGATAAGGGATTAAAACCATTAGCAGGCGGAGGCGATATAGAAACTTTCTGCTCAGGTTTAGATGGTCTAGTAGAAAGATCTTCTGACTATTACGCTCAGGGGGCTCGCTTTGCTAAATGGAGAGCAGTACTTCAGATTACAAATAATGGTTGTCCTTCAAAATTATCAATCAAAGAAAATGCTTGGGGCTTAGCTCGCTATGCAAGATCTGTTCAAGAATCAGGTTTAGTCCCCATTATTGAACCAGAAATACTCATGGATGGTTCCCATGGAATTAATAAGACAGCAGCTATTCAAGAAGAAGTAATCAAAGAAGTATATATGGCCTGCAAGACAAATGGGGTTTATTTGGAAGGGACTTTGCTTAAACCTTCTATGACTATTGAAGGGGCGGAATGCCCAGAGAAATCCAATCCAAAGACAATAGCTGAGCAAACCATTAGGACAATGGAAAGATCCGTTCCAGCTGCAGTACCTGGAATAGTTTTTTTATCAGGTGGATTAAGTGAAGAGGCAGCATCTGTATATTTAAACTTGATGAATAAAATAAAAAGAAAAGCTACTTGGAATATTGGTTTCTCTTATGGCAGAGCACTACAACACTCTTGTCTTAAAGCTTGGGATGGCAAAAACATAACCGCTGGTCAGAATGCTCTCTTAGCACGAGCTCAAGCAAATTCAGAAGCTTCAAAAGGGTGTTATTTAGAGGGTTCTCAACCGTCCTCCGATGAAGCTTTATTTGTTGCTGGATATAAGTATTGA
- the purQ gene encoding phosphoribosylformylglycinamidine synthase subunit PurQ yields the protein MTIGIVVFPGSNCDRDVLWATDCCLGMKTRFLWHETKDLNDLEAVVLPGGFSYGDYLRCGAIASFAPVLSSLIDFVNRGGKVLGICNGFQILTELGILPGALTRNKKLHFICDNVPLYVSSNRTKWFVKFKPNDLIYLPIAHGEGRYQCNEDTLKKLQDDDSIAIRYKNNLNGSLDEIAGITNKKGNVLGMMPHPERACDEKIGGIHGRSILQALLSS from the coding sequence ATGACTATTGGCATTGTTGTCTTTCCTGGTTCTAATTGTGATAGGGATGTCCTATGGGCTACTGATTGTTGTCTAGGAATGAAAACACGTTTCCTTTGGCATGAAACAAAGGATTTAAATGATCTTGAAGCAGTTGTACTTCCTGGAGGATTCAGTTATGGAGATTATTTGAGGTGTGGAGCTATTGCAAGCTTTGCACCTGTATTATCTTCTTTAATTGACTTTGTAAATCGGGGAGGGAAAGTTCTTGGTATATGTAATGGATTTCAGATATTGACTGAACTTGGTATTCTTCCTGGTGCATTAACTAGAAATAAGAAGTTACATTTTATTTGTGATAATGTGCCTTTATATGTATCAAGTAATAGGACAAAGTGGTTTGTAAAGTTTAAACCAAATGATTTAATTTATTTGCCAATAGCTCATGGAGAAGGTCGTTATCAATGTAATGAAGATACACTTAAAAAACTTCAAGATGATGATTCAATTGCTATTAGGTATAAAAATAATCTAAATGGTTCTCTTGATGAAATAGCTGGAATTACTAATAAAAAAGGAAACGTTTTAGGAATGATGCCTCATCCTGAACGAGCTTGTGATGAAAAAATAGGTGGTATTCATGGAAGAAGTATTTTGCAAGCTTTATTATCCTCATAA
- the purS gene encoding phosphoribosylformylglycinamidine synthase subunit PurS, producing the protein MPNFQAHVFVSLRPSVLDPAGEAAKAAAKRLGIKGLSKLRIGKSVDIEIEATNLEDAKSQIELLSDRLLANPVIENWVMDINSKDQDSENKTLNK; encoded by the coding sequence GTGCCTAATTTTCAAGCACATGTTTTTGTAAGTCTTCGTCCTTCTGTCTTGGATCCTGCTGGCGAGGCGGCTAAAGCGGCGGCAAAAAGGCTTGGTATTAAAGGACTTTCTAAATTAAGAATAGGGAAGTCTGTTGATATTGAGATTGAAGCTACTAATTTAGAAGATGCTAAGAGTCAAATTGAGTTACTTAGCGATAGATTGCTAGCCAATCCAGTTATAGAAAATTGGGTTATGGATATCAATTCAAAAGATCAAGACTCAGAAAATAAGACACTAAACAAATGA
- a CDS encoding GTP-binding protein has product MSQRLPVTIITGFLGSGKTTLLRQLLTTSKQRIAVIVNEFGSVGLDGDLIRSCGFCPEEEIEGRLIELNNGCLCCTVQDDFLPTMEKLLIRSETIDSIVIETSGLALPKPLIQAIEWPEIRSKVFVNSLVTVVDGEALSQGSPVGDIEAIEKQYEDDENIDHLTSINELFEDQLENADIVLLSRADLISSDTVSRIKKNIEKHLREGTTVIPIANGKIDPAFILGMNQNNSGESFLDKNEMFIDDHDDHQHLSVISSSIRMEANFIQSEINELLLDLAGDFQILRLKGRFWVPNKSVPLQIQMVGPRISSWFEKVPENVWRPKKSGFDFVALSLKEGLDEKLQNLFK; this is encoded by the coding sequence ATGTCTCAGCGCCTTCCTGTTACTATTATTACAGGGTTTCTTGGATCTGGTAAGACAACACTTCTGCGTCAACTTTTAACAACTAGTAAGCAACGTATAGCGGTAATTGTTAATGAGTTTGGGAGTGTTGGACTAGATGGTGATTTAATTCGTAGTTGTGGATTTTGCCCAGAAGAAGAGATTGAGGGAAGGTTAATTGAATTAAATAATGGATGTTTGTGTTGCACAGTGCAAGATGATTTTTTGCCTACTATGGAAAAATTATTAATTCGTTCTGAAACTATAGATTCGATTGTTATTGAAACAAGTGGTTTGGCTTTGCCAAAGCCATTGATTCAAGCCATTGAATGGCCTGAAATACGTTCAAAAGTTTTTGTAAATAGTTTAGTGACTGTTGTAGATGGTGAGGCTTTATCTCAAGGGAGTCCTGTAGGAGATATCGAAGCTATAGAGAAACAATATGAAGACGATGAAAATATTGATCATTTAACTTCTATAAATGAACTGTTTGAAGACCAACTTGAAAACGCAGACATTGTTTTGCTAAGTAGAGCAGATTTAATTTCTTCAGATACAGTCTCACGGATTAAAAAAAATATAGAAAAACATTTGCGAGAAGGTACCACTGTTATTCCTATAGCTAATGGGAAAATAGATCCTGCTTTTATTTTGGGAATGAATCAGAATAATTCTGGAGAATCATTTTTAGATAAGAATGAGATGTTCATTGATGATCATGACGATCACCAGCATCTTTCTGTTATTAGTAGTTCTATTCGTATGGAAGCAAATTTTATTCAATCAGAAATTAATGAACTTTTGCTAGATCTTGCTGGTGATTTCCAAATTCTTAGATTAAAAGGAAGGTTTTGGGTTCCTAATAAATCAGTTCCTCTTCAGATTCAAATGGTTGGGCCAAGAATCTCTTCATGGTTTGAAAAGGTTCCTGAAAATGTTTGGAGGCCAAAAAAAAGTGGTTTTGATTTTGTAGCTTTAAGTCTTAAGGAAGGTTTAGACGAAAAGCTTCAAAATCTCTTTAAATAG